Proteins encoded within one genomic window of Melospiza melodia melodia isolate bMelMel2 chromosome 27, bMelMel2.pri, whole genome shotgun sequence:
- the IL22RA1 gene encoding interleukin-22 receptor subunit alpha-1, with amino-acid sequence MKGFLIVLAGVSVLGIVTTERSSCLKRAAFSSMNFENILTWETEADIPPGTVFDVQYKQYGEKSWLSKQECQSITQLFCNLSRETENFTEHFYGRVRARGCSSSWVRSERFEPRKETIIGPPQVEHVPQARSIRFLIRPPLTPLRGEDQQQLSVEDIYSKFGAVDYHLIIFNQRTQQQWTKNEHNKEFEVSNLDPDTEYNGTVYICLLQRRSKPQVFWVKTLADKTWILYCLVALAFCAGLVFAATAYMSYKYIKQRSAQPRALDFRGIPSFQPLTLTVEHIIKPLSFSKSSSFIPEVQLAQMSQHLDWSLEPARPSCPYQQQVDVPAVQLPPQPCQVEMPAAITAYTPQKAEQGIAAAPGSSSLALTYGLCVEGTDRSSQPEHRLKESSPDLKESSPDGSEDGELRTHGLGKSCSHWGYREQRPKAALWKSRDRLESVVIQGSPGQTQLLLQSEELQDPERASLLSLSLLEQGGCYRQQAAVPLLLPAGRAARGCAAQEELLLAPLLLSVRTGSHGEHWELPEPCPAPAAPAQLPGTAAVRMFPAAKGLELGCPELGVSPASSPDGDGDRDTPLTMLFKDLDLKVQWDDESTELY; translated from the exons GTATGGAGAGAAATCCTGGCTCAGCAAGCAGGAGTGCCAGAGCATCACCCAGCTCTTCTGCAACCTCAGCAGGGAGACAGAGAACTTCACGGAGCACTTCTACGGGCGGGTGCGGGCGCggggctgctcctccagctggGTGCGCTCCGAGCGCTTCGAGCCCCGCAAGGAGA CCATCATAGGCCCCCCCCAGGTGGAACACGTGCCCCAGGCCCGCTCCATCAGGTTCCTGATCCGGCCCCCCCTGACGCCCCTGCGCGGGGAggaccagcagcagctctctgtggAGGACATCTACAGCAAATTCGGGGCTGTGGATTATCACCTGATAATATTCAACCAGaggacacagcagcag TGGACAAAGAATGAGCACAACAAAGAATTTGAAGTTTCCAACTTGGACCCAGACACTGAATACAACGGGACAGTTTATATCTGTCTGCTCCAGAGAAGGAGCAAACCTCAGGTGTTTTGGGTCAAAACACTGGCAG ACAAGACGTGGATTCTCTACTGTCTGGTGGCCCTGGCCTTCTGTGCTGGGCTGGTTTTTGCTGCCACTGCTTATATGAGCTACAAATACATCAAACAgcgcagtgcccagcccagggccctg GACTTCAGAGGGATTCCATCCTTCCAGCCTCTCACCCTGACAGTGGAGCACATCATAAAGCCCCTCAGCTTCTCCAAATCTTCCTCCTTCATCCCTGAAGTGCAGCTGGCCCAGATGAGCCAACACCTGGACTGGTCCCTGGAGCCAGCACGTCCCTCCTGTCCCTACCAGCAGCAGGTGGATGTCCCAGCAGTGCAGCTGCCCCCTCAGCCGTGCCAGGTGGAAAtgccagctgccatcactgcctacACTCCTCAGAAAGCCGAgcagggcattgctgctgccccaggcagctccagcctggccctgacctATGGACTGTGCGTGGAGGGCACGGACAGGAGCTCCCAGCCAGAACACAGGCTGAAGGAATCTTCTCCAGATCTGAAGGAATCTTCTCCAGATGGTTCTGAGGATGGAGAGCTCCGAACCCACGGGCTGGGAAAGAGCTGCAGCCACTGGGGTTACAGAGAGCAGCGGCCAAAGGCGGCCCTGTGGAAGAGCAGGGACAGACTGGAGTCAGTCGTGATCCAGGGGAGCCCTGGGCAgacgcagctgctgctgcagagcgagGAGCTGCAGGATCCCGAGCGGgcgtccctgctgtccctgtccctgctggagcaggggggatGCTACCGACAGCAGGCAGCCGTGCCCCTGCTGCTGCCCGCGGGGAGAGCTGCCCGGGGCTGCGCcgcacaggaggagctgctgctggcaccgcTGCTGCTCTCGGTCCGCACCGGGAGCCacggggagcactgggagctgccagagccgtgcccagcccctgcagccccagcgcagctcccagggactgcagccgTGCGAATGTTCCCAGCAGCaaaggggctggagctgggctgccctgAGCTCGGCGTGTCCCCGGCCAGCAGCCcggacggggacggggacagggacactcctcTCACCATGCTCTTCAAGGATTTGGACCTCAAAGTGCAGTGGGATGACGAGAGCACGGAACTTTATtag